The region GCAGCACCGTAGGCATGGGATAGGCAGTAACCCAGTTCTCCTCCCTCATGGATGGAACCAGGGGTTTCGGGGGTACAGTGACTGCCAATGCCGCCGGGGAAGGAAAATTGCTTGAAAAAACACTTCATGCCCGCTTCATCTTCACTACACTCAGCAAAAAAGCGAGAATAGCTCCCCTCTAGGTAGCAGGGCCCTAAAAAGCCCGGCGCACCGTGGCCAGGCCCCACCATGTAAAGCATATCCTGGTTAAACTTTCTAATAATGCGATTGAGATGGGTGTAGAGAAAACAAATACCGGGACTAGAACCCCAGTGGCCCAACAGGCGATATTTGATCTGTTCTGGTTGGAGGGGTTCCCGCAGGAGAGGATTATCCCGGAGATAAATCATGCCCACCGCCAAATAGTTAGCCGCCCGCCAAAAACCGTGCAGTTGATTAAGCTCTGTCGGCTCAAGGGGACTGCCACTGATGGTGGAGCGGGTCTTACCAAAGGGACTAAGGGAAAAGGGGGATGTAACCATGGAAAAACTCCCGGATTTGTACATTCCCCTACCAGGGTAGAACCCACAAGTTATTTTGGCGTTAACCCAGGGAAGGACACTGCCCCATCTCCACATGCATAGACTCCCCAGCCTATTGCTCTTTGGAGATGTCCCTGAGTCCGCCCGCCCAGTTCCTGGCCCATGGAGGCATTTTAGAACAAATCAGAATCCGTCACAGCCCCCACACTACTGGAAGCAACGAGCTTGGCGTATTTACCCAAAATACCGGTGCGGTAACGGGGTTCAGGACGAGTCCACCGGGCCCGGCGTTGGGCCAATTCCTCTTCGCTGACGTTGAGTTGCAGTAGCCGCTTGCCCGCATCGATGGTGATTTGATCCCCTTCCTCCACCAAGGCGATCGCCCCTCCCACGTAAGCTTCGGGGGCAACGTGACCCACTACTAAACCGTAGGTGCCGCCAGAAAAGCGGCCATCGGTTATCAGTCCAACGGAGTCTCCTAGCCCAGCGCCAATGATTGCGGAAGTGGGGGCCAGCATTTCCCGCATACCAGGGCCACCTTTAGGCCCTTCGTAGCGCACTACCACCACATCTCCTGCTTTGATTTTGCCGGCTAAAATGGCTTCCAGGCAGTCTTCCTCCGACTCAAATACTTTGGCGGGACCAGTGATCACGGGCTTTTTAACGCCGCTGATTTTAGCCACACTGCCTTCGGTGGCCAAGTTACCTTTGAGCACCGCCAAGTGACCTTCTTGGTAAACGGGGTTGTCCCAGGAATGGATTACGTCCTGGTTGGCGGGGGGTTGGTCAGGAATATCGGCTAAAACGTCAGCAATGGTCTGTCCTGTGATTGTTAAGGTATCACCGTGGAGAATGCCATTGACCAGTAATATTTTCATTACCTGGGGAATGCCACCGGCATCGTGGAGATTAGTGGTGACGTATTTACCAGAGGGCTTGAGGTCACACAGTACAGGGACTTTGTGGCGGATGGTTTCAAAATCGTCCAAGCTCAAAGGCACTCCAATGGTCTTGGCGATCGCCAGCAGATGGAGTACAGCATTGGTGGAGCCCCCCACGGCCATAATCACGGCAATGGCATTTTCAAAAGCTTTGCGGGTGAGAATTTGACTGGGTAGAATTTGTTTTTTAATTGCTTCCACCAAAACCTTGGCGGACTCCTCGGTGCTGTCGGCTTTTTCACCGTCCACTGCGGCCATGGTGGAAGAATAGGGCAAGCTCATCCCCATGGCTTCAAAAGCGGAGGACATGGTGTTGGCGGTGAACATCCCCCCACAGGAACCAGCCCCAGGACAGGCATTCCGTTCGATGCCGTAGAGGGTTTCCTCATCAATTTTGCCGGCACTGTACTGGCCCACCGCTTCAAAGGCACTGACCACCGTTAAATCTTCCCCGGCATAATGGCCCGGTTTGATGGTGCCACCGTAAACAAAGATAGACGGAATATTGAGGCGAGCCATGGCAATCATTGCCCCCGGCATATTTTTGTCACAGCCTCCGATCGCCAATACTCCATCCATGCGTTGGCCATTGCACACCGTTTCGATGGAATCGGCGATCACTTCCCGGGAAACTAGGGAATATTTCATCCCTTCCGTACCCATGGAAATACCGTCACTGATGGTGATAGTGCCAAACAATTGGGGCATGGCCCCCGCTGTCCGTAAGCCGGCCTCGGCCCGTAGAGCCAGATCATTGATGCCCATGTTGCAGGGGGTAATGGTGCTGTACCCGTTGGCAATGCCCACAATGGGTTTAGTAAAGTCATCATCGCCAAAACCAACGGCCCGGAGCATGGCCCGGTTGGGACTTCGTTGGGTTCCCTGGGTAATTACCTGGCTTCTGGGATTGTTGGACATTGTTCTCTCCTGTCTCGTAGCGAATCTATGCTTCCATCCATTGTCGATGGTTTATTCCCCTTTGCTCAAGCCTGGCCACAAAAAGTCAACTTTCAGCCATTGATGTTCCCTTGGGTTACCATTGCCTCCACTGTCGATGGCAATAGTTAAACTAAATATACTAAAATTTTTCTTGATTTAAATTCTGATAATTTTTACTTGAACCATGGCCTTAATAGCAAGACTGATCGGCATAGTTCTTATTGGCACCGGAATCTATTTTCTAGGTAACAACATCATTTTCACCACCAACGTTTATCCCTACTTTTGGCGGGGTATTGCCGCCGATGGCTCAATTTTGGCCCTCATTGCTGGAGTGATGATGCTAGTTTTTCTGCCCGCCAGGGAAAAATCCTGGGGCTGGATACCGATTATCATCGGCGTGGTGCTGGTGTTTTTTAGCAGTCGAGCGATCCTTAATCCCACTAGTCTGTGGCAATTTCTGCTTTCTTTTGTCTCCATGGCCGTTGGCTATAAATTGGCCAGCCAAGGTCGCCTATAGAAACAGGTCTTGCAAGAAAAGTCAAAAGCTATGGGCGCCCAGCATTCACCGGCCATGTGAGCAATGTATTTTCGAGAAAATGAAAATTCTCCCGATCGCCAATTAACTAGAGGGGAAAACGCTTCATTTGTCGCACTGCAATGCGAGCATTCCGTTTTAGTCGGGGGGAAAGGTGGGGCACCTGGGGAATTTGCCAGAGTAAATCCACCGTGCGCCGAAAAAGTCGGACTAAATCCCCCTCATCTAAGCTGGTTTGACGACAAAGATTTTCCCACTCCATGCCCAAAGCCCACTGTTCCACCAAACCCATAAAATCCACTTCCAACCAGAGGGGAATGGCGATCGCCCGCTGATTTTGAGCTTTGATCAATTTGCGTCGCAGATCCCAGAGGTTAAGCCGTTGCAAATGATCCGCCACCGTCATGGCCTGCCAGAGAGAGAGGGTCGGTTGGGGATGTTTAAAACAAAACAACAGGCCAAATAAATCATCGCTGGGACGGAGGGCGGCCAACACCGCAGGGGAAGGTTTGAAGTCAGTCCAAGCATCGGAACGGGGAGTTTCCGTAATCAGAGCACTGGC is a window of Synechocystis sp. PCC 7338 DNA encoding:
- the ilvD gene encoding dihydroxy-acid dehydratase → MSNNPRSQVITQGTQRSPNRAMLRAVGFGDDDFTKPIVGIANGYSTITPCNMGINDLALRAEAGLRTAGAMPQLFGTITISDGISMGTEGMKYSLVSREVIADSIETVCNGQRMDGVLAIGGCDKNMPGAMIAMARLNIPSIFVYGGTIKPGHYAGEDLTVVSAFEAVGQYSAGKIDEETLYGIERNACPGAGSCGGMFTANTMSSAFEAMGMSLPYSSTMAAVDGEKADSTEESAKVLVEAIKKQILPSQILTRKAFENAIAVIMAVGGSTNAVLHLLAIAKTIGVPLSLDDFETIRHKVPVLCDLKPSGKYVTTNLHDAGGIPQVMKILLVNGILHGDTLTITGQTIADVLADIPDQPPANQDVIHSWDNPVYQEGHLAVLKGNLATEGSVAKISGVKKPVITGPAKVFESEEDCLEAILAGKIKAGDVVVVRYEGPKGGPGMREMLAPTSAIIGAGLGDSVGLITDGRFSGGTYGLVVGHVAPEAYVGGAIALVEEGDQITIDAGKRLLQLNVSEEELAQRRARWTRPEPRYRTGILGKYAKLVASSSVGAVTDSDLF